The DNA segment GTGAACATGGGAAAGAGTGGACTTAAGGATAGGTTTTTTATTTAACGGGTGGCTTTCTTCAATTGAGTCTTTGAAACGTCTTCCGTAGGGCGAAAGAGTTGAATAAAGGGCTTCTAAAACAATCCGTTTTACTGATTTTATAAGTCTATAGAGCAGGATTGTGGAACAATTTTGAAACTGCTCATAGGGAAGAACGTCAATTTTTATTAAACTAAGATGGAGGAAAAAATACATATGGATAGTATTATTTTTGACCTAGATGGCACCATTTGGGATTCTATAGACACGGTCCTCAATGCGTGGAACAGTACAATAAAGGAAAATGATCAAATAAAGAGGGAATTAACAAGGAAAGACCTTGAAGGGACAATGGGGTTACAGATGAATGATATAAGTAGAAAACTGTTTCCATATTTAGATGATGATACTCGGAAACAATTAATAAAAGAGTGCTGCAATGTAGAAAATGAATATTTGGAAAAACAAGGTGGTGTTCTTTATAAAAACGTGGAGAATGTTCTGAAGGAGCTTTCACAGAAATATAAACTATACATCGTTAGCAATTGTCAATCGGGCTACATTGAAGCTTTTTATAAGTATCATAACCTTGAAAGATATTTTTTAGATTTTGAAAATCCAGGGAGAACCGGACTTTCAAAAGGAGAAAATATTAACTTAATTATCGAAAGGAATAACCTATCCAAACCGTTTTATGTTGGGGACACGGAAGGTGATTTAAAAGCAGCTAGATATGCTGGAATTCCATTTGTATATGCAAAATACGGATTTGGACAAGTAAGTGAATATGATGATGTTCTTGAGAAGTTTGATGATCTTGCGAAAATATTCTAGATAGTTCGTATAACCATAGCTTATAACATGTTTAAGCGGTCGGGGCTTTCATAAAAACAAAAAATAGGAAATTCCTCAATTGTGGAATTTCCTATTTTTTGTTTCTAATGTAAAGTCTAGGGGTTTGGCTGACTGCGATTCCTATTCAATCTAATCATGAAATCTCTTTATAACTGTAGAGGTGAGAAAGTCAGGCACCTCTTACATTCGTTTTTGCACAAATCGTTTCATACGATTCAAAGCTTCATCAAGTTGTTTAAGTGATGTCGCGTAGGAGCAGCGGATGTATCCCTCGCCATTTGCTCCGAATACAGAGCCGGGTACGACAGCAACTTGTTCTTCTTGCAACAACTGCTCTGCAAATTCAGCTGAGGTTAATCCGGTTGCTTTAATGGATGGGAATGCATAAAACGCTCCGCCCGGATTTGGACATTGCAACCCAATTTCATTCAAGCTACTCACTATAAAATTCCTTCTCTGTTTATAGCTTTCAAACATGGACTCGACACTCTGCCTTCCGTTTTTCATGGCCTCTAGGGCAGCGTGCTGTGCCATCGTAGGGGCACACATCATCGTGTACTGATGAATTTTCACCATGGCGGCAATTATTTCAGTTGGTCCTGCTGCATAACCGAGTCGCCAGCCCGTCATGGCAAATGCCTTTGAGAATCCACTAATTAAAATTGTTCGCTCCTTCATTTTAGGAACAGTGGGAAAACTTGTGTAAGCATCGTCATACGTTAGCTCGGCATAGATCTCATCAGACAAAACGAGTAGGTTATGCTTTTCAATCACTATCGCCAGTTGCTCTAATTCTTCTTGCAATAAAAGGGTTCCAGTTGGATTATTTGGATTACATAGTATGATCGCTTTTGTTTTTGATGTGATGGCCTCTTCAATTTGTTCAGGTTTTAGTTTAAACTCATCTTCTGCTTCCGTTTGAACTGTTACAGGTATTCCTCCAGCCAGCCTGACTGTTGGCACGTAA comes from the Halobacillus shinanisalinarum genome and includes:
- a CDS encoding HAD family hydrolase gives rise to the protein MDSIIFDLDGTIWDSIDTVLNAWNSTIKENDQIKRELTRKDLEGTMGLQMNDISRKLFPYLDDDTRKQLIKECCNVENEYLEKQGGVLYKNVENVLKELSQKYKLYIVSNCQSGYIEAFYKYHNLERYFLDFENPGRTGLSKGENINLIIERNNLSKPFYVGDTEGDLKAARYAGIPFVYAKYGFGQVSEYDDVLEKFDDLAKIF
- a CDS encoding aminotransferase; this encodes MSQISYISKQVADLKPSGIRRFFDLAAQMEDVISLGVGEPDFVTPWNVIEQSFHSLEQGYTSYTENAGMMELRQEISKYLSGSYHLTYDPSDQLIVSVGASQAIDLALRAVIDPGDEVIVVEPSFVAYVPTVRLAGGIPVTVQTEAEDEFKLKPEQIEEAITSKTKAIILCNPNNPTGTLLLQEELEQLAIVIEKHNLLVLSDEIYAELTYDDAYTSFPTVPKMKERTILISGFSKAFAMTGWRLGYAAGPTEIIAAMVKIHQYTMMCAPTMAQHAALEAMKNGRQSVESMFESYKQRRNFIVSSLNEIGLQCPNPGGAFYAFPSIKATGLTSAEFAEQLLQEEQVAVVPGSVFGANGEGYIRCSYATSLKQLDEALNRMKRFVQKRM